The Rhodococcus sp. X156 genome window below encodes:
- a CDS encoding FKBP-type peptidyl-prolyl cis-trans isomerase: MTKPEIEFPGGEAPSELQITDLVVGDGPEAAPGSKVEVHYLGVEFDSGEEFDSSWNRGESLSFPLQGLIEGWQKGIPGMKVGGRRQLVIPPQLAYGPAGGGHRLSGKTLIFVIDLLGVG; the protein is encoded by the coding sequence GTGACCAAGCCAGAGATCGAGTTCCCCGGCGGGGAAGCGCCCAGCGAGCTGCAGATCACCGACCTCGTCGTCGGTGACGGCCCGGAGGCGGCACCGGGCAGCAAGGTCGAGGTCCACTACCTCGGCGTGGAGTTCGACTCCGGCGAGGAGTTCGACTCGTCCTGGAACCGGGGGGAGTCGCTGAGCTTCCCGCTGCAGGGCCTCATCGAGGGCTGGCAGAAGGGCATCCCCGGCATGAAGGTCGGTGGACGCCGCCAGCTGGTCATCCCCCCGCAGCTGGCCTACGGCCCTGCCGGCGGCGGGCACCGCCTCTCCGGCAAGACGCTGATCTTCGTCATCGACCTGCTGGGCGTCGGCTAG
- a CDS encoding MFS transporter, translated as MLGLRGALADTTPLRTPAYRRLWVSGVVTVVGAQLTVVAVPLQVFQLTGSSAYVGLIGLFALVPLVVFGLWGGALADVLDRRTLLLVSSAGIGLTSLGFWLQALLGVDNVWLVLGLLAVQQAFFAINSPTRSALIPRLLPPEQLPAANALNMTVFQLGSIAGPVLAGVALPFVSLATLYLVDSVFLLATLWAVWRLPRIPPTGTARRAGLREVLEGFRYLAGHKVLLASFVVDIIAMVFGMPRALFPQMAQESFGDPTDGGPALGLLFAGISLGAVLGGVFSGWLPRVQRQGVAVVVSIMVWGLAMTGFGLVAALGPGWLVLAVGFLALGGAADMVSAVYRSTMLQQAATDEVRGRLQGVFTVVVAGGPRLGDAAHGAAAVAVGTTAAAAGGGLLVVVCTVVAVLALPAFVRYRVEVHHVRTPARSGLPEPAPAPAQPPPPSGLPLP; from the coding sequence GTGCTCGGCCTGCGCGGCGCACTGGCCGACACCACCCCACTGCGCACGCCTGCCTACCGCCGGCTCTGGGTCAGCGGCGTGGTCACCGTGGTCGGCGCCCAGCTGACCGTGGTGGCGGTGCCGCTGCAGGTCTTCCAGCTCACCGGCTCCTCGGCCTACGTCGGGCTGATCGGCCTCTTCGCGCTGGTGCCGCTGGTGGTGTTCGGGCTGTGGGGCGGGGCGCTGGCCGACGTGCTCGACCGGCGCACCCTGCTGCTGGTCAGCTCCGCCGGCATCGGCCTCACCTCGCTCGGCTTCTGGCTGCAGGCGCTGCTGGGCGTGGACAACGTCTGGCTGGTGCTGGGTCTGCTCGCGGTGCAGCAGGCGTTCTTCGCGATCAACTCGCCCACCCGCAGCGCGCTCATCCCGCGGCTGCTGCCCCCCGAACAGCTGCCTGCGGCGAACGCGCTGAACATGACGGTGTTCCAGCTCGGCTCCATCGCAGGCCCGGTGCTGGCCGGGGTGGCGCTGCCGTTCGTCAGCCTGGCCACGCTGTACCTGGTGGACTCGGTGTTCCTGCTGGCCACGCTGTGGGCGGTGTGGCGCCTGCCGCGCATCCCCCCGACCGGCACCGCGCGCCGGGCCGGGCTGCGGGAGGTGCTCGAGGGCTTCCGCTACCTGGCCGGGCACAAGGTGCTGCTGGCCTCGTTCGTGGTCGACATCATCGCCATGGTCTTCGGCATGCCGCGGGCGCTGTTCCCGCAGATGGCCCAGGAGAGCTTCGGCGACCCCACCGACGGCGGCCCCGCGCTGGGCCTGCTGTTCGCCGGCATCTCCCTCGGCGCGGTGCTGGGCGGGGTGTTCTCCGGCTGGCTGCCGCGGGTGCAGCGCCAGGGTGTGGCGGTGGTGGTGTCCATCATGGTGTGGGGCCTGGCGATGACCGGCTTCGGCCTCGTCGCCGCCCTCGGTCCGGGCTGGCTGGTGCTGGCGGTGGGCTTCCTGGCGCTGGGCGGGGCGGCCGACATGGTCTCGGCGGTCTACCGCTCCACCATGCTGCAGCAGGCGGCCACCGACGAGGTGCGTGGACGGCTGCAGGGGGTGTTCACCGTGGTGGTGGCCGGCGGGCCGCGGCTGGGCGACGCCGCGCACGGCGCGGCGGCGGTGGCGGTGGGCACGACCGCCGCGGCGGCCGGGGGCGGGCTGCTGGTGGTGGTCTGCACCGTGGTCGCGGTGCTCGCGCTGCCCGCCTTCGTCCGCTACCGCGTGGAGGTCCACCACGTGCGCACCCCCGCCCGCAGCGGGCTGCCCGAACCGGCACCGGCACCGGCACAGCCTCCCCCGCCGAGTGGGCTCCCGCTGCCATGA
- the serC gene encoding phosphoserine transaminase, with product MTTPAITIPADLLPSDGRFGCGPSKVRPEQLDALVAAGRTVMGTSHRQKPVKDVVKRVRGGLRELFALPEGYEVVLGNGGTTAFWDAMAFGLVRERTLNLVNGEFSGKFASVVKGAPFLGDPVVVNAEPGTAAEPVADPSCDVIGWAHNETSTGVMTPVQRPAGSEGALVAIDATSGAGGLPVDVRDTDVYYFAPQKSFASDGGLWLALMSPAALERVAEIAATDRWSPESLSLTTALDNSVKEQTYNTPAVATLLMLAEQVEWMNGNGGLDWCVSRTTDSSSRLYDWAEASSYATPFVAEPAHRSLVVGTIDFSDDVDAAAVAKVLRANGVVDTEPYRKLGRNQLRVGMFPAIEPDDVQALTACIDHVVGKLG from the coding sequence ATGACGACACCGGCCATCACCATCCCCGCTGACCTGCTCCCGTCCGACGGCCGCTTCGGCTGCGGTCCCTCCAAGGTCCGCCCGGAGCAGCTGGACGCCCTCGTCGCCGCCGGCAGGACGGTGATGGGCACCAGCCACCGCCAGAAGCCGGTCAAGGACGTGGTGAAGCGGGTCCGTGGCGGTCTGCGCGAGCTGTTCGCCCTGCCCGAGGGCTACGAGGTGGTGCTGGGCAACGGTGGCACCACCGCCTTCTGGGACGCCATGGCCTTCGGCCTGGTCCGGGAGCGCACGCTGAACCTGGTCAACGGCGAGTTCAGCGGCAAGTTCGCCAGCGTGGTCAAGGGTGCGCCGTTCCTGGGCGACCCGGTGGTGGTCAACGCGGAGCCGGGCACCGCCGCCGAGCCCGTGGCCGACCCCTCCTGCGACGTCATCGGCTGGGCGCACAACGAGACCTCCACCGGCGTGATGACCCCGGTGCAGCGCCCCGCGGGCTCCGAGGGTGCGCTGGTGGCCATCGACGCCACCTCCGGTGCCGGTGGGCTGCCGGTGGACGTCCGCGACACCGACGTCTACTACTTCGCCCCGCAGAAGTCCTTCGCCTCCGACGGCGGCCTGTGGCTGGCCCTGATGAGCCCCGCCGCCCTGGAGCGCGTGGCCGAGATCGCCGCCACCGACCGCTGGTCGCCGGAGTCGCTGTCGCTCACCACCGCGCTAGACAACAGCGTCAAGGAGCAGACCTACAACACCCCGGCGGTGGCCACGCTGCTGATGCTGGCCGAGCAGGTGGAGTGGATGAACGGCAACGGTGGGCTGGACTGGTGCGTCTCGCGCACCACCGACTCCTCCTCGCGGCTCTACGACTGGGCCGAGGCCAGCTCCTACGCCACCCCGTTCGTCGCCGAGCCCGCGCACCGCTCGCTGGTGGTGGGCACCATCGACTTCAGCGACGACGTCGACGCAGCCGCCGTGGCGAAGGTGTTGCGCGCCAACGGTGTTGTGGACACCGAGCCGTACCGCAAGCTGGGCCGCAACCAGCTGCGCGTGGGCATGTTCCCGGCCATCGAGCCCGACGACGTGCAGGCGCTGACCGCCTGCATCGACCACGTCGTCGGCAAGCTCGGCTGA
- a CDS encoding DUF2537 domain-containing protein, whose amino-acid sequence MTVVLRVGGGVEDPAGELAPGLPADLAEWAVVSRALEDARGEARGIVRRRAEQLAARHAVGGGLELAVVDGDEVRLFRPPEPNPWGTGLTVAAFVAVVVAVALGAMSAGLATVHPLLVVAANLVVVGGLLPSLWLFRTVPVWRWGVLGVLVGAGVAWVGLALSTLS is encoded by the coding sequence GTGACCGTCGTCCTCCGCGTCGGCGGTGGGGTGGAGGACCCCGCCGGCGAGCTGGCACCCGGGCTGCCCGCCGACCTGGCGGAGTGGGCCGTGGTCAGCCGGGCGCTGGAGGACGCGCGCGGGGAGGCCCGCGGCATCGTGCGTCGGCGCGCCGAGCAGCTGGCCGCCCGGCACGCGGTGGGTGGTGGGCTGGAGCTGGCGGTGGTGGACGGCGACGAGGTGCGGCTGTTCCGACCGCCGGAGCCGAACCCGTGGGGCACCGGCCTCACCGTGGCCGCCTTCGTGGCGGTGGTGGTGGCAGTGGCGCTGGGCGCGATGAGCGCGGGCCTGGCCACCGTCCACCCGCTGCTCGTGGTGGCGGCCAACCTGGTGGTGGTCGGCGGCCTGCTGCCGTCGCTGTGGCTGTTCCGGACGGTGCCGGTGTGGCGCTGGGGTGTGCTGGGCGTGCTGGTCGGTGCGGGCGTCGCCTGGGTGGGGCTGGCGCTGAGCACCCTGTCCTGA
- the sepH gene encoding septation protein SepH, which yields MRALRVIGLEADGKSLVCEDTESQEKFSLVVDDKLRAAARGELTPQGKADTDRQSQLRPRDIQTRIRAGATLEEVASAAGVPVSRIERFAYPVLLERSRAAEVAQEGHPVRPDGPAVLTLVEIVADAMQQRGQDLANATWDAWRGEDSRWVVQLRWTTGRSDNRAHWRFQPGAHGGTIVALDDPAADLIDPNPTRPLRTIPTVSEAAEAVAEPAVKPVADPAPAPTAEVTVEVDVEVEQAPEQPAQEQAPAAPVAERAPRPKQSKAATSRKDRQKAAVPSWEDVLLGVRSQRG from the coding sequence GTGCGCGCACTTCGAGTAATCGGTCTAGAGGCCGACGGAAAGTCCCTGGTCTGCGAGGACACCGAGAGCCAGGAGAAGTTCAGCCTGGTGGTGGACGACAAGCTCCGGGCCGCCGCCCGCGGTGAGCTGACCCCGCAGGGCAAGGCGGACACCGACCGCCAGAGCCAGCTGCGCCCCCGCGACATCCAGACCCGCATCCGCGCCGGCGCCACCCTGGAGGAGGTCGCCTCCGCCGCCGGCGTCCCGGTCTCGCGCATCGAGCGCTTCGCCTACCCCGTGCTGCTGGAGCGCTCCCGCGCCGCCGAGGTCGCCCAGGAGGGCCACCCCGTGCGCCCGGACGGCCCCGCCGTGCTCACCCTGGTGGAGATCGTCGCCGACGCGATGCAGCAGCGCGGCCAGGACCTGGCCAACGCCACCTGGGACGCCTGGCGCGGCGAGGACTCCCGCTGGGTGGTGCAGCTGCGCTGGACCACCGGCCGCTCCGACAACCGGGCGCACTGGCGCTTCCAGCCGGGTGCGCACGGTGGCACCATCGTCGCCCTGGACGACCCGGCCGCGGACCTGATCGACCCGAACCCCACGCGTCCGCTGCGCACCATCCCGACGGTCTCCGAGGCCGCCGAGGCCGTGGCCGAGCCGGCGGTCAAGCCCGTCGCCGACCCCGCCCCCGCCCCGACCGCCGAGGTCACGGTGGAGGTGGACGTCGAGGTGGAGCAGGCTCCCGAGCAGCCCGCCCAGGAGCAGGCGCCGGCCGCGCCGGTGGCCGAGCGCGCCCCGCGCCCCAAGCAGAGCAAGGCCGCCACGTCGCGCAAGGACCGCCAGAAGGCGGCCGTGCCGTCCTGGGAGGACGTCCTGCTGGGCGTCCGCAGCCAGCGCGGCTAG
- a CDS encoding citrate synthase 2 — protein MADSGLPEGFSEGLEGVVAFTTQIAEPDKDGGALRYRGVDIEDLAGKVTFGNVWALLVDGRFGPGLPPAEPFPLPIHTGDVRVDVQAALAMLAPIWGYAPLLDIDEATARDDLARASVMALSYVAQSARGIYQPAVPQKVIDECSTVTERFMTRWRGDPDPKHVKAIDAYWVSAAEHGMNASTFTARVIASTGADVAAAMSGAIGAMSGPLHGGAPARVLPMVAETERTGDPVGLVKGILDRKEKLMGFGHRVYRAEDPRARVLRRTAKELDAPRYEAAAALEQAALTELRERRPDRPIETNVEFWAAVILDFAEVPAHMMPAMFTAGRTAGWAAHIMEQKRLGKLVRPAAYYAGPAPRRPEDVEGWNEISHA, from the coding sequence ATGGCAGATTCAGGGCTACCGGAGGGCTTCTCCGAGGGTCTGGAGGGCGTCGTCGCCTTCACCACCCAGATCGCCGAGCCAGACAAGGACGGCGGCGCGCTGCGCTACCGCGGGGTGGACATCGAGGACCTCGCGGGCAAGGTCACCTTCGGCAACGTGTGGGCCCTGCTGGTCGACGGTCGCTTCGGCCCCGGCCTGCCGCCGGCGGAGCCGTTCCCGCTGCCCATCCACACCGGTGACGTCCGGGTGGACGTGCAGGCCGCGCTGGCCATGCTCGCCCCCATCTGGGGCTACGCACCGCTGCTGGACATCGACGAGGCCACCGCGCGCGACGACCTCGCCCGGGCCTCGGTCATGGCGCTGTCCTACGTCGCCCAGTCCGCCCGCGGGATCTACCAGCCGGCCGTGCCGCAGAAGGTCATCGACGAGTGCTCCACCGTCACCGAGCGCTTCATGACGCGCTGGCGCGGCGACCCGGACCCCAAGCACGTCAAGGCCATCGACGCCTACTGGGTGTCGGCTGCCGAGCACGGCATGAACGCCTCCACCTTCACCGCCCGGGTGATCGCCTCCACCGGTGCTGACGTGGCCGCGGCCATGTCCGGCGCCATCGGCGCGATGAGCGGCCCGCTGCACGGCGGCGCCCCCGCCCGCGTGCTGCCCATGGTCGCCGAGACCGAGCGCACCGGTGACCCCGTCGGCCTGGTCAAGGGGATCCTGGACCGCAAGGAGAAGCTGATGGGCTTCGGCCACCGGGTCTACCGGGCCGAGGACCCCCGCGCCCGCGTGCTGCGGCGCACCGCCAAGGAGCTCGACGCCCCGCGCTACGAGGCCGCCGCCGCGCTGGAGCAGGCTGCGCTCACCGAGCTGCGCGAGCGCCGTCCGGACCGGCCCATCGAGACCAACGTGGAGTTCTGGGCCGCCGTGATCCTGGACTTCGCCGAGGTACCCGCGCACATGATGCCGGCGATGTTCACCGCCGGGCGCACCGCCGGCTGGGCCGCGCACATCATGGAGCAGAAGCGCCTGGGCAAGCTGGTCCGCCCGGCCGCCTACTACGCCGGTCCCGCGCCGCGCCGTCCCGAGGACGTCGAGGGCTGGAACGAGATCTCGCACGCGTGA
- a CDS encoding HAD-IC family P-type ATPase — protein sequence MSTERPVLPPEARGATPPRGLSIEQVAERVSAGQTNDVPLTGGRTVGQIVRSNVFTRINAIYAVLLAIILSTGHFLDGLFGFLLIVNSSVGIVQEIRAKRTLDRLAIVGAAHPRVRRDGTSAELTATEVVLDDIIEVSAGDQIVVDGVTVEAGALEVDESMLTGESDPVAKNPGDELMSGSFVVSGSGAYQATKVGRDAYAARLAEEASKFTLVRSELRSGIDKILKFITYLLVPTGALTIYNQLSGDQDLPDALVGMVAALVPMVPEGLVLMTSIAFAVGVVRLGQRQCLVQELPAIEGLARVDVVCADKTGTLTEVGMRLSELRVLGGADRTTVEAALGALFHADPRPNLSLAAIGEAFPTDPGWTVQALAPFSSARKWSGNSFGPDERCSDGHWLLGAPDVLLDPDSPAAAEAEQVGAQGLRVLLLARSDRRVDAPDAPGVVTPCALVVLQQRVRDDARATLEFFHAQDVTVKVISGDNAVSVGAVASSLGLVDPHGPVDARELTDDPHALQELADRTTTFGRVNPPQKRALVRALQDSGHTVAMTGDGVNDVLALKDADIGVAMGSGSSAARSVAQIVLLDNKFATLPYVVAEGRRVIGNIERVSNLFLTKTVYSVLLALLVGLAQVPYPFIPRHVTIAAWFTIGIPAFVLSLAPNHERARSGFVRRVMRLAVPSGVVVGVATFVSYLLVYQGQGATPEQVTQQSTTALITLITVGLWVLVLVARPFAWWKAVLVGAMCGLVVLVFALPLGRRFFVLDPSNVAWTTTGLVCGAVGIVAVTLTWWLANRWAATHDDQDPAHGGSHGGTHAEAAPLPVS from the coding sequence ATGTCTACCGAGCGGCCGGTGCTGCCCCCTGAGGCCCGCGGAGCCACCCCGCCCCGGGGGCTCAGCATCGAGCAGGTGGCCGAGCGGGTCAGCGCCGGGCAGACCAACGACGTCCCGCTGACCGGTGGTCGCACCGTCGGCCAGATCGTCCGCTCCAACGTCTTCACCCGCATCAACGCGATCTACGCGGTGCTGCTGGCCATCATCCTGTCCACCGGGCACTTCCTGGACGGGCTGTTCGGCTTCCTGCTGATCGTCAACAGCAGCGTCGGCATCGTCCAGGAGATCCGCGCCAAGCGCACCCTGGACCGCCTGGCCATCGTGGGCGCGGCCCATCCCCGGGTGCGCCGCGACGGCACCAGCGCCGAGCTGACCGCCACCGAGGTGGTCCTGGACGACATCATCGAGGTCTCCGCCGGCGACCAGATCGTGGTGGACGGCGTCACCGTCGAGGCGGGCGCGCTCGAGGTGGACGAGTCGATGCTCACCGGCGAGTCCGACCCGGTGGCCAAGAACCCCGGTGACGAGCTGATGTCCGGCAGCTTCGTGGTGTCCGGCTCCGGCGCCTACCAGGCCACCAAGGTCGGCCGGGACGCCTACGCCGCCCGCCTGGCCGAGGAGGCCAGCAAGTTCACCCTGGTCAGGTCCGAGCTGCGCAGCGGCATCGACAAGATCCTCAAGTTCATCACCTACCTGCTCGTCCCCACCGGTGCGCTGACCATCTACAACCAGCTCAGCGGTGACCAGGACCTGCCGGACGCCCTGGTGGGCATGGTGGCGGCCCTGGTGCCGATGGTGCCCGAGGGACTGGTGCTGATGACCTCCATCGCCTTCGCCGTCGGCGTGGTGCGGCTGGGTCAGCGGCAGTGCCTGGTGCAGGAGCTGCCCGCCATCGAGGGCCTGGCCCGGGTGGACGTGGTGTGCGCGGACAAGACCGGCACCCTCACCGAGGTGGGCATGCGGCTGTCCGAGCTGCGCGTGCTCGGCGGCGCGGACCGGACCACCGTGGAAGCCGCGCTGGGCGCGCTGTTCCACGCCGACCCGCGGCCCAACCTGAGCCTGGCCGCCATCGGTGAGGCCTTCCCCACCGACCCGGGCTGGACGGTGCAGGCGCTCGCCCCGTTCTCCTCGGCCCGCAAGTGGAGCGGCAACAGCTTCGGCCCGGACGAGCGCTGCAGCGACGGCCACTGGCTGCTCGGCGCCCCGGACGTGCTGCTCGACCCGGACAGCCCCGCCGCGGCCGAAGCCGAGCAGGTGGGCGCCCAGGGCCTGCGCGTGCTGCTGCTGGCCCGCAGCGACCGCCGGGTGGACGCCCCCGACGCCCCCGGCGTGGTCACCCCCTGCGCCCTGGTGGTGCTGCAGCAGCGGGTGCGCGACGACGCGCGCGCCACCCTGGAGTTCTTCCACGCCCAGGACGTCACCGTGAAGGTGATCTCCGGCGACAACGCCGTCTCGGTCGGTGCGGTGGCGTCCTCGCTTGGCCTGGTCGACCCCCACGGACCGGTGGACGCCCGCGAGCTCACCGACGACCCGCACGCCCTGCAGGAGCTCGCCGACCGCACCACCACCTTCGGCCGGGTCAACCCGCCGCAGAAGCGGGCGCTGGTGCGGGCGCTGCAGGACTCCGGGCACACCGTGGCGATGACCGGCGACGGCGTCAACGACGTGCTCGCGCTCAAGGACGCCGACATCGGGGTGGCGATGGGCTCGGGCAGCTCCGCCGCCCGCTCGGTCGCCCAGATCGTGCTGCTGGACAACAAGTTCGCCACCTTGCCCTACGTGGTCGCCGAGGGCCGGCGGGTGATCGGCAACATCGAGCGGGTCTCCAACCTGTTCCTCACCAAGACCGTCTACTCGGTGCTGCTGGCGCTGCTGGTCGGACTGGCCCAGGTGCCCTACCCCTTCATTCCCCGCCACGTCACCATCGCCGCCTGGTTCACCATCGGCATCCCGGCGTTCGTGCTGTCGCTGGCGCCCAACCACGAGCGGGCCCGCAGCGGGTTCGTCCGCCGGGTGATGCGCCTGGCCGTGCCCTCGGGCGTGGTCGTCGGCGTCGCGACCTTCGTCTCCTACCTGCTGGTCTACCAGGGCCAGGGCGCCACCCCCGAGCAGGTCACCCAGCAGTCCACCACCGCGCTGATCACGCTGATCACCGTGGGCCTGTGGGTGCTGGTGCTGGTGGCCCGGCCGTTCGCCTGGTGGAAGGCGGTGCTGGTGGGGGCGATGTGCGGACTGGTGGTGCTGGTCTTCGCGCTGCCGCTGGGCCGGCGCTTCTTCGTCCTGGACCCCTCGAACGTGGCGTGGACGACCACCGGGCTGGTCTGCGGAGCGGTGGGGATCGTGGCGGTGACGCTGACTTGGTGGCTGGCCAACCGCTGGGCCGCCACCCACGACGACCAGGACCCCGCCCACGGTGGGTCGCACGGCGGTACCCACGCCGAGGCCGCCCCGCTGCCGGTGTCCTGA
- the pdxH gene encoding pyridoxamine 5'-phosphate oxidase has translation MRIAYDTETMQVPELDEKTIADTWYEQLGRWLGEAADAGVVEPNAMVLATTDSEGRPSSRTVLCKGLDERGVVFYTNRTSAKAHQLREMPYASATFPMFALQRQVHVRGITEHVSEEETAAYWATRPRGSQLGAWASVQSAVAGSRQVLEDALAEVTRRYADHEQVPVPPHWGGIRIVADHVEFWQGQRDRLHDRLQFRFTPTTREWLLERLQP, from the coding sequence ATGCGGATTGCATACGACACGGAGACGATGCAGGTGCCCGAGCTGGACGAGAAGACCATCGCCGACACCTGGTACGAGCAGCTCGGCCGCTGGTTGGGCGAGGCTGCCGACGCCGGCGTGGTGGAGCCCAACGCGATGGTGCTGGCCACCACCGACTCCGAGGGCCGCCCGTCCAGCCGCACCGTGCTGTGCAAGGGCCTGGACGAGCGCGGCGTGGTCTTCTACACCAACCGCACGTCGGCCAAGGCCCACCAGCTGCGCGAGATGCCCTACGCCAGCGCCACCTTCCCGATGTTCGCGCTGCAGCGGCAGGTGCACGTGCGGGGGATCACCGAGCACGTCTCCGAGGAGGAGACCGCCGCCTACTGGGCCACCCGGCCCCGCGGCTCGCAGCTGGGGGCCTGGGCCTCGGTGCAGTCGGCCGTCGCCGGGTCGCGGCAGGTGCTGGAGGACGCGCTCGCGGAGGTGACGCGGCGCTACGCCGACCACGAGCAGGTCCCGGTGCCCCCGCACTGGGGCGGCATCCGCATCGTCGCTGACCACGTGGAGTTCTGGCAGGGCCAGCGCGACCGGCTGCACGACCGGCTGCAGTTCCGCTTCACCCCCACCACCCGGGAGTGGCTGCTCGAACGTCTGCAGCCTTGA
- a CDS encoding citrate synthase, whose amino-acid sequence MNETTAESSAEEKVDTATLTFPGGEHEMKIARATEGNDGFVLGKLLADTSYTTYDSGFVNTASCSSAITYIDGAAGILRYRGYPIEQLAEKSTFAEVSHLLIHGELPSETQLTAFTHKIQRHTLLHEDLKRFFEGFPRDAHPMPVLSSAVSALSTFYQDSLDPFDQDQVELSTVRLLAKLPTIAAYAYKKSVGQPFLYPDNSLSLTENFLRMTFGFPAEPYDIDPDLVKTLDMLLILHADHEQNCSTSTVRMVGSSNANLFASVSAGINALFGPLHGGANAAVLDMLEGIKREGGDVGDFVRRVKDKEPGVKLMGFGHRVYKNYDPRAAIVSKAAEEVLRKLGGDDQLLDIAKALEEKALTDDYFVERKLYPNVDFYTGLIYRAMGFPTRMFTVLFAMGRLPGWIAHWREMIGDPDTKIGRPRQIYTGYTERDYVPLAERQ is encoded by the coding sequence ATCAACGAGACGACAGCCGAGAGCTCGGCCGAGGAGAAGGTCGACACTGCCACGCTGACCTTCCCCGGTGGCGAGCACGAGATGAAGATCGCCCGGGCGACGGAGGGCAACGACGGCTTCGTCCTCGGCAAGCTGCTCGCCGACACCAGCTACACCACCTACGACTCCGGCTTCGTCAACACCGCCTCGTGCTCCTCGGCGATCACCTACATCGACGGTGCGGCCGGGATCCTGCGCTACCGCGGGTACCCCATCGAGCAGCTGGCGGAGAAGTCCACCTTCGCCGAGGTGAGCCACCTGCTCATCCACGGTGAGCTGCCCAGCGAGACCCAGCTGACCGCCTTCACCCACAAGATCCAGCGGCACACCCTGCTGCACGAGGACCTCAAGCGGTTCTTCGAGGGCTTCCCCCGGGACGCCCACCCCATGCCCGTGCTCTCCAGCGCCGTGTCCGCGCTGAGCACCTTCTACCAGGACTCCCTGGACCCATTCGACCAGGACCAGGTGGAGCTGTCCACCGTCCGGCTGCTGGCCAAGCTGCCCACCATCGCCGCCTACGCGTACAAGAAGTCGGTGGGCCAGCCCTTCCTGTACCCGGACAACTCGCTGAGCCTCACCGAGAACTTCCTGCGGATGACCTTCGGGTTCCCGGCCGAGCCGTACGACATCGACCCGGACCTGGTCAAGACGCTGGACATGCTGCTGATCCTGCACGCCGACCACGAGCAGAACTGCTCGACGTCGACGGTGCGCATGGTCGGCTCGTCCAACGCCAACCTGTTCGCCTCGGTCTCCGCAGGCATCAACGCCCTGTTCGGGCCGCTGCACGGCGGGGCCAACGCTGCGGTGCTGGACATGCTCGAGGGCATCAAGCGCGAGGGTGGCGACGTCGGCGACTTCGTGCGCCGGGTGAAGGACAAGGAGCCCGGCGTCAAGCTGATGGGCTTCGGCCACCGGGTGTACAAGAACTACGACCCGCGCGCGGCCATCGTCAGCAAGGCGGCCGAGGAGGTGCTGCGCAAGCTCGGCGGCGACGACCAGCTGCTCGACATCGCCAAGGCGCTGGAGGAGAAGGCGCTCACCGACGACTACTTCGTGGAGCGCAAGCTCTACCCCAACGTCGACTTCTACACCGGACTGATCTACCGGGCGATGGGCTTCCCCACCCGCATGTTCACGGTGCTGTTCGCGATGGGCCGGCTGCCCGGCTGGATTGCGCACTGGCGGGAGATGATCGGCGACCCGGACACCAAGATCGGGCGTCCGCGCCAGATCTACACTGGCTACACCGAGCGCGACTACGTACCGCTCGCCGAGCGCCAGTAG